Proteins co-encoded in one Prescottella sp. R16 genomic window:
- a CDS encoding STM4012 family radical SAM protein, translated as MTATDLPLPVPLPAPEAPTDYVAPYRNYVYAYPHKTAYRPLDPRPALTDLWADEPQDALSLYLHIPFCEVRCGFCNLFTRVGAPDELTTRYLDALERQSEAVREALAPSARFVTAAFGGGTPTYLTASELDRLCDIAESMGADLRAVPLSVEASPSTATADRLAVLAARGTTRLSLGVQSFDDTEARAAVRPQRRADVDAALGRIRDAAIEVLNIDLIYGIDGQTPQSWAESLDAALAWRPEELYLYPLYVRPLTGLARRGAGPDPDWDAHRLDLYRRGRDHLLAAGYVQESMRMFRRADAPDLGPNDYACQTDGMIGLGCGARSYTRGLHYSFDYAVDAREVRAIVDDYVSGTVDDFRRAVVGRPMTVDESRRRHLLQSVLQTSGMPVADYRSRFGTDPREHFGAELDRWAGRGWLVDDGDRLRLTAAGIAYSDALGPELFSPRVRAAMAEYESR; from the coding sequence CACACAAGACGGCGTACCGGCCGCTCGATCCACGTCCCGCCCTGACCGACCTGTGGGCGGACGAACCGCAGGATGCGCTGTCGCTGTACCTGCACATACCGTTCTGCGAGGTACGCTGCGGTTTCTGCAATCTGTTCACCCGGGTCGGCGCGCCGGACGAGCTGACCACCCGCTATCTCGACGCCCTCGAGCGGCAGTCCGAGGCGGTGCGCGAGGCGCTGGCCCCGTCGGCCCGGTTCGTGACAGCGGCGTTCGGGGGCGGGACCCCCACCTATCTGACGGCGTCCGAACTGGACCGGCTGTGCGACATCGCCGAGAGCATGGGCGCCGACCTGCGGGCGGTCCCCCTGTCGGTGGAGGCGTCGCCGTCGACGGCCACCGCCGACCGGCTCGCGGTGCTCGCCGCCCGCGGCACCACCCGGCTCAGCCTCGGTGTGCAGAGCTTCGACGACACCGAGGCCCGCGCCGCGGTCCGGCCGCAGCGCCGGGCGGACGTCGACGCCGCCCTCGGGCGGATCCGGGACGCCGCGATCGAGGTGCTCAACATCGACCTGATCTACGGCATCGACGGCCAGACCCCGCAGTCCTGGGCCGAGTCCCTCGACGCCGCGCTCGCGTGGCGTCCCGAGGAGCTGTACCTGTATCCGCTGTACGTGCGCCCGTTGACCGGTCTGGCCCGCCGCGGCGCCGGACCGGATCCGGACTGGGACGCCCACCGCCTGGACCTGTACCGCCGCGGCCGCGATCATCTGCTCGCAGCCGGCTACGTCCAGGAGTCGATGCGCATGTTCCGGCGTGCCGACGCCCCCGACCTCGGCCCGAACGACTACGCCTGCCAGACCGACGGCATGATCGGGCTCGGGTGTGGCGCCCGGTCGTACACCCGGGGCCTGCACTACTCGTTCGACTACGCCGTCGACGCGCGGGAGGTGCGCGCCATCGTCGACGACTACGTGTCGGGCACGGTCGACGATTTCCGCCGCGCCGTCGTGGGTCGTCCGATGACCGTCGACGAGTCCCGTCGCCGGCACCTGCTGCAGTCCGTGCTGCAGACGTCCGGCATGCCGGTGGCGGACTATCGGTCCCGTTTCGGCACCGACCCCCGCGAGCATTTCGGTGCGGAACTCGATCGGTGGGCCGGACGCGGCTGGCTCGTCGACGACGGTGACCGGCTCCGGTTGACCGCCGCCGGTATCGCCTATTCCGACGCGCTGGGACCGGAGCTGTTCTCGCCGCGGGTGCGGGCCGCGATGGCCGAGTACGAGAGCCGGTGA
- a CDS encoding STM4011 family radical SAM protein, with protein MLTILYRGPLASCDYDCPYCPFAKRRDTPEQLRADRAALERFCAWVAEQDHEVSILFTPWGEGLVRSWYRRALVELSRLPHVRRVAIQTNLSCRTGWLADTDRDTVALWCTYHPGQTPHDRFLTKTRELAALDVRFSVGVVGLPEHLDAAHRLRAELPGSVYLWVNAAEGHTYSDTDAAEWSALDPLFEYSRHPHRTRGRACRTGETVVSVDGDGTVRRCHFVPEVLGNLYDGTYRSALRLRPCPLEVCDCHIGYVHTEQLPLYDVFAGGVLERIPVEWPNVTRVQSS; from the coding sequence ATGCTGACGATCCTGTACCGGGGGCCGCTGGCGTCCTGCGACTACGACTGCCCGTACTGCCCGTTCGCGAAACGTCGCGACACACCCGAGCAGTTGCGCGCCGATCGTGCTGCGCTGGAACGGTTCTGCGCGTGGGTTGCCGAGCAGGACCACGAGGTGTCGATCCTGTTCACACCGTGGGGTGAGGGGCTGGTCCGGTCCTGGTATCGGCGGGCGCTCGTGGAACTGTCGCGGCTGCCGCACGTGCGCCGGGTGGCGATCCAGACCAATCTGAGTTGCCGCACCGGCTGGCTCGCCGACACCGACCGGGACACCGTCGCACTGTGGTGCACATACCATCCCGGTCAGACGCCGCACGACCGGTTCCTCACCAAGACAAGAGAATTGGCGGCGCTCGACGTCCGGTTCAGTGTCGGGGTCGTCGGACTGCCGGAACATCTCGACGCCGCCCACCGACTGCGGGCGGAACTGCCGGGGTCGGTGTATCTGTGGGTCAACGCCGCAGAGGGACACACCTACTCAGATACGGACGCGGCCGAGTGGTCCGCACTCGATCCGCTCTTCGAGTACAGCCGGCACCCGCACCGGACCCGGGGCCGGGCGTGCCGGACGGGTGAGACGGTGGTGTCCGTCGACGGCGACGGCACCGTGCGACGCTGCCACTTCGTCCCCGAGGTACTGGGAAACCTGTACGACGGCACCTATCGCAGCGCATTGCGGCTGCGGCCCTGCCCGCTGGAGGTGTGCGACTGCCACATCGGGTACGTGCACACCGAACAACTCCCGCTGTACGACGTCTTCGCCGGCGGGGTGCTCGAGCGGATCCCGGTGGAGTGGCCGAATGTCACACGCGTTCAGTCCAGCTGA
- a CDS encoding glycine--tRNA ligase: MAPKSKIDTVANLAKRRGLVFPCGEIYGGTKSAWDYGPLGVELKENIKKQWWRNMVTAREDVVGLDSSVILPRQVWEASGHVEVFTDPLVECLSCHKRHRQDHLQEAYAEKKGLDDPDAVSMDEIVCPDCGTKGQWTEPKAFSGLLKTFLGPVDSETGLHYLRPETAQGIFVNFANVLTTARKKPPFGIGQIGKSFRNEITPGNFIFRTREFEQMEMEFFVKPGEDEEWHQYWIDYRMDWYTGLGIAKDNLRLFEHPQEKLSHYAKRTVDIEYRFGFQGSEWGELEGVANRTDYDLATHAKASGTDLSYFDQTTGERYTPYVIEPAAGLTRSVMAFLVDAYTEDEAPNAKGGVDKRTVLRLDRRLAPVKAAVLPLSRNADLSPKAKDLATALRQNWNIEFDDAGAIGRRYRRQDEIGTPFCITVDFDTLEDQAVTIRERDTMAQERVALDQVEGYLAQRLIGS; this comes from the coding sequence GTGGCACCCAAGTCCAAGATCGATACCGTCGCCAACCTCGCCAAGCGTCGAGGCCTCGTCTTCCCTTGCGGTGAGATCTACGGCGGTACCAAGTCGGCCTGGGACTACGGTCCGCTCGGCGTGGAACTCAAGGAGAACATCAAGAAGCAGTGGTGGCGCAACATGGTCACCGCCCGCGAGGACGTCGTCGGCCTCGACTCGTCGGTGATCCTGCCCCGCCAGGTGTGGGAGGCGTCCGGCCACGTCGAGGTGTTCACCGACCCGCTCGTCGAATGCCTCAGCTGCCACAAGCGTCACCGTCAGGACCACCTGCAGGAGGCGTACGCGGAGAAGAAGGGCCTCGACGACCCCGACGCCGTCTCCATGGACGAGATCGTGTGCCCCGACTGTGGCACCAAGGGCCAGTGGACCGAGCCCAAGGCGTTCTCCGGCCTGCTCAAGACGTTCCTCGGCCCCGTCGACAGCGAGACCGGCCTGCACTACCTGCGCCCGGAGACCGCGCAGGGCATCTTCGTGAACTTCGCGAACGTGCTCACCACCGCGCGCAAGAAGCCGCCGTTCGGCATCGGCCAGATCGGCAAGAGCTTCCGCAACGAGATCACCCCCGGCAACTTCATCTTCCGCACCCGCGAGTTCGAGCAGATGGAGATGGAGTTCTTCGTCAAGCCCGGCGAGGACGAGGAGTGGCACCAGTACTGGATCGACTACCGCATGGACTGGTACACCGGCCTCGGTATCGCCAAGGACAACCTGCGCCTGTTCGAGCACCCGCAGGAGAAGCTGTCGCACTACGCGAAGCGCACCGTCGACATCGAGTACCGCTTCGGTTTCCAGGGCAGCGAGTGGGGTGAACTCGAGGGTGTCGCCAACCGCACCGACTACGACCTGGCGACGCACGCCAAGGCGTCCGGCACCGACCTCAGCTACTTCGACCAGACCACCGGCGAGCGCTACACGCCGTACGTCATCGAGCCCGCAGCCGGCCTGACCCGGTCGGTCATGGCGTTCCTCGTCGACGCCTACACCGAGGACGAGGCCCCCAACGCCAAGGGCGGTGTCGACAAGCGCACCGTGCTGCGCCTCGATCGTCGTCTCGCGCCCGTCAAGGCCGCGGTCCTGCCGCTCAGCCGCAACGCCGACCTCTCGCCCAAGGCGAAGGATCTGGCCACCGCGCTGCGCCAGAACTGGAACATCGAGTTCGACGACGCCGGCGCCATCGGCCGCCGCTACCGCCGCCAGGACGAGATCGGTACCCCGTTCTGCATCACCGTCGACTTCGACACTCTCGAGGACCAGGCCGTCACCATCCGCGAACGCGACACCATGGCACAGGAACGTGTCGCGCTCGACCAGGTGGAGGGCTACCTCGCGCAGCGCCTGATCGGCTCCTGA
- a CDS encoding ArsR/SmtB family transcription factor, which translates to MSVTESCTEGPVTPLPSRETLTAAGEILRALAAPVRIAIVLQLQESERCVHELVGALDVTQPLISQHLRILKAAGVVHGERHGREVMYRLADDHLAHIVVDAVAHAQEGRSTP; encoded by the coding sequence GTGAGCGTCACCGAGTCGTGCACGGAGGGGCCTGTCACCCCGCTCCCCTCCCGGGAGACACTCACCGCTGCCGGCGAGATCCTGCGGGCCCTCGCAGCGCCGGTGCGGATCGCGATCGTGCTGCAGCTACAGGAATCCGAGCGGTGCGTCCACGAACTGGTCGGCGCCCTCGACGTCACCCAGCCGCTCATCAGTCAACATCTTCGGATCCTCAAGGCTGCCGGCGTCGTCCACGGCGAACGGCACGGCCGCGAGGTCATGTACCGGCTCGCCGACGATCATCTCGCACACATCGTCGTCGATGCCGTCGCTCACGCCCAGGAAGGACGATCGACCCCGTGA
- a CDS encoding Fur family transcriptional regulator: MTAPRGRAVVGVRSTKQRSAISALLDEITEFRSAQELHDELRRRGETIGLTTVYRTLQALSDAGTVDVLRTGTGESVYRRCSSGHHHHLVCRHCGFTVEVDGPEVEAWAHTIAEANGFTDVSHTVEVFGTCRDCAGRP, translated from the coding sequence GTGACCGCCCCCCGAGGACGTGCCGTCGTCGGCGTCCGCTCCACCAAACAGCGCAGCGCGATCTCCGCGCTGCTCGACGAGATCACCGAGTTCCGGTCGGCGCAGGAACTGCACGACGAACTGCGTCGCCGCGGTGAGACCATCGGCCTGACCACCGTCTACCGGACCCTGCAAGCCCTGTCCGACGCCGGCACCGTCGACGTCCTGCGCACCGGCACCGGCGAATCGGTGTACCGGCGCTGCTCGTCCGGCCACCACCACCACCTGGTGTGCCGGCACTGCGGGTTCACCGTCGAGGTCGACGGCCCCGAAGTTGAGGCCTGGGCGCACACCATCGCCGAGGCCAACGGTTTCACCGACGTCAGCCACACCGTCGAGGTGTTCGGCACGTGCCGGGACTGCGCGGGACGGCCCTAG
- a CDS encoding YbjN domain-containing protein, with the protein MSGPAEALQERARAALSGFVAVEMDDDGALRFEYGGALCSLRAVTLADGLDVLSITAVLAWDRTLKPALHKRVAERNASLQFGSIDVITRGKLADVLLRYTFPATGLADAPLATMLLLVLSGVEDARRGLLG; encoded by the coding sequence GTGAGCGGTCCCGCCGAGGCGTTGCAGGAGCGGGCGCGGGCGGCCCTGTCCGGGTTCGTGGCCGTGGAGATGGACGACGACGGCGCACTGCGTTTCGAGTACGGCGGTGCGCTGTGCTCGCTGCGGGCCGTCACCCTCGCCGACGGTCTCGACGTGCTGTCGATCACCGCGGTCCTGGCATGGGACCGGACCCTGAAACCGGCCCTGCACAAGCGGGTCGCCGAACGGAACGCGAGCCTGCAGTTCGGATCCATCGACGTCATCACCCGCGGCAAACTCGCCGACGTACTGCTGCGGTACACGTTCCCCGCCACCGGGCTCGCGGACGCACCGCTCGCGACGATGCTGCTGCTGGTGCTCTCGGGCGTGGAGGATGCACGCCGGGGGCTGCTGGGCTAG
- a CDS encoding isoprenyl transferase, with translation METVIRRREPLAQPDRVIRPPAPHPSGAKPPILQPELIPDHVALVMDGNGRWAQDRGLPRTAGHERGEAVLMDTLEGCIEIGVKWLSAYAFSTENWKRSPDEVKFLMGFNRDVIRRRRDEMHEMGVRVRWAGRRPRLWRSVIKELEIAEELTKDNTVMTLTMCVNYGGRAEIADAAREIARRAAAGEIDPEKITEASFAKYLDEPDMPDVDLFLRPSGEQRTSNFLIWQAAYAEMVFQEKLFPDFDRRDLWAACVEYASRDRRFGGVKYQ, from the coding sequence ATGGAGACCGTGATTCGACGCCGCGAGCCTCTAGCCCAGCCTGACCGGGTGATCCGCCCGCCCGCCCCGCACCCGTCGGGAGCGAAGCCGCCCATTCTGCAACCCGAACTGATCCCCGACCATGTCGCGCTCGTCATGGACGGCAACGGACGGTGGGCGCAGGACCGCGGCCTGCCACGCACCGCCGGCCACGAACGCGGTGAGGCCGTCCTCATGGACACCCTCGAGGGATGTATCGAGATCGGGGTGAAGTGGCTGTCGGCGTATGCGTTCTCCACCGAGAACTGGAAGCGCAGCCCCGACGAGGTCAAGTTCCTGATGGGCTTCAACCGGGACGTCATCCGCCGTCGCCGCGACGAGATGCACGAGATGGGGGTGCGGGTCCGCTGGGCGGGACGCCGGCCGCGGCTGTGGCGCAGCGTCATCAAGGAACTCGAGATCGCCGAGGAACTCACCAAGGACAACACCGTCATGACGTTGACGATGTGCGTCAACTACGGTGGCCGCGCTGAAATTGCCGACGCCGCAAGGGAAATCGCGCGTCGGGCCGCGGCCGGGGAGATCGACCCGGAGAAGATCACCGAAGCGTCGTTCGCGAAGTATCTCGACGAGCCGGACATGCCCGACGTCGACCTGTTCCTGCGGCCGTCGGGGGAGCAGCGGACGTCGAACTTCCTCATCTGGCAGGCGGCGTACGCGGAAATGGTGTTCCAGGAGAAGCTGTTTCCCGACTTCGATCGCCGCGACCTGTGGGCGGCGTGCGTCGAATACGCGTCCCGCGATCGCAGGTTCGGCGGGGTGAAGTACCAGTGA
- the recO gene encoding DNA repair protein RecO — translation MRLYRDHAVVLRQHKLGEADRIVTLLTRQYGLVRAVAKGVRRTKSKFGARLEPFAHVDVQLHPGRSLDIVTQVHTVDAFGADIVDDYGRYTTACAILETAERLAGEEKAPVPRLHRLTVGALRAVAEQVRAPELILDAYLLRAMGYAGWAPALTDCARCAAPGPHRAFHVAAGGAVCVHCRPPGAATPSAGVLDFMCALDRGRWQDTETATPAMRSQASGLIAAHLQWHLERQLRTLPLIERHRPHAGVGADDPVGQDGDRDSTPRASSPA, via the coding sequence GTGAGGTTGTATCGGGACCATGCGGTGGTGCTGCGCCAGCACAAGCTGGGGGAGGCGGACCGTATCGTGACGCTGCTGACCCGGCAGTACGGGCTGGTGCGGGCGGTCGCGAAGGGGGTGCGGCGCACCAAGTCGAAGTTCGGGGCGCGACTCGAACCGTTCGCGCACGTCGACGTGCAGCTGCACCCCGGGCGCAGTCTCGACATCGTCACCCAGGTGCACACCGTCGACGCGTTCGGCGCGGACATCGTCGACGACTACGGCCGCTACACCACCGCGTGCGCGATCCTCGAGACCGCGGAACGGCTTGCGGGGGAGGAGAAGGCTCCGGTGCCGCGGCTGCACCGGCTCACCGTCGGGGCGCTGCGGGCCGTCGCCGAACAGGTGCGGGCGCCGGAGCTGATCCTGGACGCCTACCTGCTGCGGGCGATGGGGTACGCCGGCTGGGCGCCCGCCCTGACGGACTGTGCCCGCTGCGCGGCGCCCGGCCCGCACCGGGCGTTCCACGTCGCGGCCGGAGGTGCGGTGTGCGTGCACTGCCGTCCGCCCGGCGCGGCCACCCCGTCCGCCGGGGTGCTGGACTTCATGTGTGCGCTCGACCGCGGCCGATGGCAGGACACCGAGACCGCGACTCCGGCGATGCGCAGCCAGGCCAGTGGGCTCATCGCCGCGCACCTGCAGTGGCATCTCGAACGTCAGCTGCGGACCCTGCCGCTCATCGAACGGCATCGACCGCATGCGGGGGTCGGCGCCGACGACCCGGTCGGGCAGGATGGAGACCGTGATTCGACGCCGCGAGCCTCTAGCCCAGCCTGA
- a CDS encoding DUF389 domain-containing protein codes for MILVPDSQRRTRAELDERLDLTEGDRTAKSSAFWTMLTLAGLIAVAGVVGDSTATVIGAMIVAPLSTPILGIGLGIATGRGRLIGHSLVVVVAAATLVVVMGAVFAQLLPNPTDVLANSQVTGRTSPKLSDLTAALATGLVGAVAITRRDVGDVLPGVAIAISLVPPLGVVGVCLGSGAPSLAWGAAVLFLSNVLALVVTATAVLMLAGYGAEDGGTVGRRGGAYLMLGLGVLIVAVPMVLNTLSSLWAKQIGEAGEKWLADVPGAVVTDVGWHGDTATVSVLGPVELPPIEDLQATVDALVPWSPDVQVVHTVGARLDSE; via the coding sequence ATGATCCTGGTGCCCGACAGTCAACGGCGGACGCGGGCCGAGCTCGACGAGCGGCTCGACCTGACCGAGGGCGACCGCACCGCGAAGTCGTCGGCGTTCTGGACGATGCTGACGTTGGCGGGGCTGATCGCGGTCGCGGGAGTGGTCGGGGACTCCACCGCGACGGTGATCGGCGCGATGATCGTCGCTCCGCTGTCGACGCCGATCCTCGGCATCGGATTGGGGATCGCGACCGGCCGCGGACGCCTGATCGGTCACAGCCTCGTGGTGGTGGTCGCCGCGGCGACCCTCGTGGTGGTCATGGGGGCGGTGTTCGCTCAACTACTGCCGAACCCGACCGATGTGCTGGCCAACTCGCAGGTCACCGGGAGGACCTCCCCGAAGCTGTCGGATCTCACCGCGGCGTTGGCAACCGGACTGGTCGGTGCGGTCGCGATCACCCGCCGGGACGTCGGTGACGTGCTGCCCGGCGTGGCCATCGCCATTTCCCTGGTCCCTCCGCTCGGCGTGGTCGGGGTGTGTCTCGGTTCCGGGGCGCCGTCCCTCGCCTGGGGCGCGGCGGTGCTGTTCCTGTCGAACGTGCTCGCCCTGGTGGTCACCGCGACGGCGGTGCTGATGCTCGCCGGATACGGCGCGGAGGACGGTGGGACGGTCGGCAGGCGCGGCGGCGCCTACCTGATGCTGGGGCTCGGGGTGCTGATCGTCGCCGTCCCGATGGTGTTGAACACGTTGTCGTCGTTGTGGGCGAAACAGATCGGTGAAGCCGGCGAGAAGTGGCTCGCGGACGTGCCGGGCGCGGTGGTGACCGACGTCGGCTGGCACGGGGACACCGCGACGGTGTCCGTGCTCGGACCCGTGGAACTTCCACCGATCGAGGACCTGCAGGCCACGGTGGATGCACTCGTCCCGTGGTCACCGGACGTGCAGGTGGTGCACACGGTGGGTGCGCGCCTCGACTCCGAGTGA
- a CDS encoding alkyl/aryl-sulfatase, with translation MDTTQKPASESIIRQQKALLESLPFSDTQDFDDATRGLVGRRVPNAIHDAAGNVVWDNDTYAFLEGDAPDTVNPSLWRQSKLNAIQGLFEVVPGIYQVRGFDLSNVSFIEGDTGVLVLDPLVTEETAAAALALYREHRGDRPVTGVLYTHPHVDHFGGVRGVTTQQDVDAGRVPIIAPAEFTEHAASENVYAGTAMARRSAYMFGAALARGPQGGLGTGLAQTVATGNITLIAPTLIVTETGQEETVDGVRMIFQMAPGTEAPAEFLVYFPEHRALCAAEDATHTMHNLLTLRGALVRDAHAWSNYLTETIDLFGDETDVVFASHHWPTWGNDRVVTFLSAQRDLYAYLHDQTLRLINKGWTGIEIAEELPLPPILENAWHARGYYGSASHNIKAIYQRYMGWYDGNPAHLWQHPPKEQGKRYVELGGGADAVVAKARESFDQGDYRWAAEILSHVVFAEPDHTAARALLADTFEQLGYGAENGVWRNIFLSGTTELRAGRFGTPTVSASADVVSALTPQMLFDAIAIQVNGPEAWDEKFTVDVVLTDTDERYRLRLANGVLTYSGRPQKGEADATLTATRRTLPALALGGMSADGLAEAGIRLDGDTSVLTRLAAVLDPGDPDFAIVTPD, from the coding sequence ATGGACACCACGCAGAAGCCCGCATCCGAGAGCATCATCCGCCAGCAGAAGGCGCTCCTCGAGAGCCTTCCGTTCTCCGACACGCAGGACTTCGACGACGCCACCCGCGGTCTCGTGGGCCGGCGCGTGCCGAACGCGATCCACGACGCGGCCGGGAACGTCGTGTGGGACAACGACACCTACGCGTTCCTCGAGGGCGACGCCCCGGACACCGTCAACCCGAGCCTGTGGCGGCAGTCCAAACTCAACGCGATCCAGGGCCTGTTCGAGGTGGTTCCCGGGATCTACCAGGTGCGCGGGTTCGACCTGTCGAACGTGTCGTTCATCGAGGGTGATACCGGAGTGCTGGTACTCGATCCGCTCGTCACCGAGGAGACTGCGGCCGCGGCTCTCGCGCTGTATCGCGAGCACCGCGGAGACCGGCCCGTCACCGGGGTGCTGTACACCCACCCGCACGTCGACCACTTCGGTGGGGTGCGTGGCGTCACGACGCAGCAGGACGTCGATGCCGGACGTGTTCCGATCATCGCCCCCGCCGAGTTCACGGAGCATGCCGCATCGGAGAACGTCTACGCGGGCACCGCGATGGCGCGACGCTCGGCGTACATGTTCGGTGCCGCGCTCGCGCGTGGTCCGCAGGGAGGCCTGGGAACAGGGCTGGCGCAGACGGTCGCAACCGGCAACATCACGCTCATCGCGCCGACCCTGATCGTCACCGAAACCGGCCAGGAGGAGACGGTCGACGGCGTCCGGATGATCTTCCAGATGGCGCCGGGGACCGAGGCGCCGGCCGAGTTCCTCGTGTACTTCCCGGAGCACAGGGCGTTGTGTGCAGCGGAGGATGCGACCCACACGATGCACAATCTGCTCACCCTGCGCGGTGCGCTGGTGCGGGACGCGCACGCCTGGTCGAACTATCTCACCGAGACCATCGACCTGTTCGGGGACGAGACCGACGTCGTGTTCGCGTCGCACCACTGGCCGACGTGGGGCAACGACCGGGTGGTGACGTTCCTCTCCGCGCAGCGTGACCTGTACGCCTACCTGCACGATCAGACGTTGCGCCTGATCAACAAGGGCTGGACCGGAATCGAGATCGCGGAGGAACTTCCGCTGCCGCCGATCCTCGAGAACGCCTGGCACGCGCGCGGCTACTACGGGTCGGCGAGCCACAACATCAAGGCCATCTATCAGCGGTACATGGGCTGGTACGACGGCAATCCCGCGCACCTGTGGCAGCATCCGCCGAAAGAACAGGGCAAGCGTTACGTCGAGCTGGGTGGTGGTGCAGACGCCGTCGTGGCGAAGGCGCGCGAATCGTTCGACCAGGGCGACTACCGGTGGGCGGCGGAGATTCTCAGTCATGTCGTGTTCGCGGAGCCCGATCACACCGCTGCCCGTGCACTGCTCGCCGACACCTTCGAGCAGTTGGGTTACGGCGCGGAGAACGGTGTCTGGCGCAACATCTTCCTCTCCGGCACCACCGAACTCCGTGCGGGCCGGTTCGGCACCCCCACGGTGTCGGCGTCGGCGGACGTCGTCTCCGCGCTCACCCCGCAGATGCTGTTCGACGCCATCGCGATCCAGGTGAACGGGCCCGAGGCGTGGGACGAGAAGTTCACCGTCGACGTCGTCCTCACCGACACCGACGAGCGGTACCGGCTGCGGCTCGCGAACGGTGTCCTCACCTACAGCGGCCGGCCCCAGAAGGGGGAGGCGGATGCCACGCTGACCGCGACCCGGCGGACCTTGCCGGCTCTCGCGTTGGGCGGAATGTCGGCCGACGGGCTGGCCGAGGCGGGTATCCGGCTCGACGGCGACACCTCGGTGCTGACGCGGCTCGCCGCCGTGCTGGATCCGGGTGACCCGGACTTCGCGATCGTCACCCCGGACTGA
- a CDS encoding NAD-dependent epimerase/dehydratase family protein has product MRTLVLGGDGFCGWPSALHLSAHGHEVTIVDNFSRRRIDDELGARSLTPIRSLDERVQAWHDATGRDIGFAELDLAHDYDDLVDLLSTVRPDAVVHFAEQRAAPYSMKSPAHKRYTVDNNLGGTHNLLAALVQVGLDAHLVHLGTMGVYGYESVPVDLPEGYLTVRYPDRDGHEHTRDILYPTQPGSVYHLTKSLDQLLFQFYARNDGLRITDLHQGIVWGTQTDETVLDDRLINRFDYDGDYGTVLNRFLVQAAVGYPLTVHGSGGQTRAFINIRDTVRCIRLAVESGAEVSGRVRVMNQVTESHRISELADLVAQTLGATVDHLPNPRAEADTNDLSARNDQLLGLGLEPTKLAAGLLTESSDIARKYSDRIDHTLIPCTSYWNDRRRAEGTRP; this is encoded by the coding sequence ATGCGCACACTGGTCCTCGGTGGTGACGGGTTCTGTGGCTGGCCCAGCGCCCTGCACCTGTCCGCGCACGGGCACGAAGTCACGATCGTCGACAACTTCTCCCGGCGCCGGATCGACGACGAACTCGGGGCCCGGTCGTTGACCCCGATCCGGTCACTGGACGAGCGGGTGCAGGCCTGGCACGACGCGACCGGCCGCGACATCGGGTTCGCCGAACTGGACCTCGCCCACGACTACGACGACCTGGTCGACCTCCTGTCCACCGTGCGACCCGACGCCGTCGTCCACTTCGCCGAGCAGCGCGCGGCGCCCTATTCGATGAAATCACCGGCCCACAAGCGGTACACCGTCGACAACAATCTGGGCGGCACCCACAATCTGCTCGCCGCACTGGTCCAGGTGGGTCTCGACGCCCACCTCGTGCACCTGGGCACCATGGGCGTGTACGGGTACGAGTCTGTCCCGGTGGATCTGCCCGAAGGCTATCTGACGGTCCGGTACCCCGACCGTGACGGCCACGAGCACACCCGCGACATCCTGTATCCGACCCAGCCGGGGAGCGTGTACCACCTGACGAAGTCCTTGGACCAGTTGCTGTTCCAGTTCTACGCCCGCAACGACGGGCTGCGGATCACCGACCTGCACCAGGGCATCGTCTGGGGTACCCAGACGGACGAGACGGTGCTCGACGACCGCCTGATCAACCGGTTCGACTACGACGGCGACTACGGGACGGTCCTCAACCGCTTCCTGGTGCAGGCTGCGGTCGGGTATCCGTTGACCGTGCACGGTTCGGGTGGGCAGACCCGGGCTTTCATCAACATCCGGGACACGGTCCGCTGCATCCGATTGGCGGTCGAGTCCGGGGCCGAGGTGTCGGGCCGGGTGCGGGTGATGAACCAGGTGACCGAATCGCATCGGATCTCCGAACTCGCCGACCTGGTCGCGCAGACGCTCGGGGCCACCGTGGACCACCTCCCCAATCCGAGGGCGGAGGCGGACACGAACGACCTCTCCGCCCGTAACGACCAACTGCTCGGACTCGGACTGGAACCGACGAAACTCGCGGCGGGCCTACTCACGGAGTCGAGCGACATCGCCCGGAAATACTCCGACCGCATCGATCACACCCTGATCCCGTGCACCTCCTACTGGAACGACCGGCGCCGGGCCGAGGGGACCCGACCGTGA